From one Rhizobium lentis genomic stretch:
- a CDS encoding ABC transporter substrate-binding protein, translated as MKKLLLAAIAAIAMGTSAYADTIKVGVIGPFSGPFALQGKNFKAGIDAYIAVNGNKFGSDTVEIVYRDVPQADPAQSKALAQELIVKEKVQYLAGFYFTPDAMAVTPILKQGNVPMVVMNAATSAIVTKSPLVVRTSFTTWQTSTPIAKVAFDAGVKKVISVVTDYGPGIDAENAFKTGFEKAGGQVVEAIRMPLATNDFSPIMQRIKDSGADGVFAFLPSGPTTLGFVKAYNENGLKAAGIKFFAPGDLTQESDLPALGDAALGIQTTFHYAVSHDSPENKAFVEAAAKAIGNKAELSFPSVSAYDGMYVIYKMIEATGGKQDAEKAVDAVKGLAWTSPRGPVSIDPESRHITQNIYLREVAKADDGTYINKEVQTFEKQGDPGLAAAK; from the coding sequence ATGAAGAAACTGCTTCTGGCCGCAATTGCGGCCATCGCCATGGGCACGAGCGCCTATGCCGACACCATCAAGGTCGGCGTCATCGGCCCGTTCTCCGGTCCGTTCGCCCTCCAGGGCAAGAACTTCAAGGCCGGCATCGACGCCTATATAGCTGTCAACGGCAACAAGTTCGGCAGCGACACGGTCGAGATCGTCTATCGCGACGTGCCGCAGGCCGATCCGGCTCAATCGAAGGCGCTGGCGCAGGAACTGATCGTCAAGGAAAAGGTCCAGTATCTCGCCGGCTTCTACTTCACCCCCGATGCCATGGCGGTGACGCCGATCTTGAAGCAGGGCAATGTGCCGATGGTCGTCATGAACGCCGCCACCTCGGCGATCGTCACCAAGAGCCCGCTCGTCGTGCGCACCTCGTTTACCACCTGGCAGACCTCGACGCCGATCGCCAAGGTCGCTTTCGACGCCGGCGTCAAGAAAGTGATTTCGGTCGTCACCGACTATGGCCCCGGCATTGACGCCGAGAATGCCTTCAAGACCGGCTTCGAGAAGGCCGGCGGTCAGGTGGTCGAGGCGATCCGCATGCCGCTTGCCACCAACGACTTCAGCCCGATCATGCAGCGCATCAAGGATTCCGGCGCTGACGGCGTCTTCGCCTTCCTGCCGTCGGGCCCGACGACACTCGGCTTCGTCAAGGCTTACAATGAAAACGGCCTGAAGGCCGCCGGCATCAAGTTCTTCGCGCCGGGTGATCTGACGCAGGAATCCGATCTGCCGGCGCTCGGCGACGCCGCACTCGGCATCCAGACGACCTTCCACTATGCCGTTTCCCACGACTCGCCCGAGAACAAGGCCTTCGTCGAGGCTGCCGCCAAGGCGATCGGCAACAAGGCAGAGCTCTCCTTCCCCTCGGTCAGCGCCTATGACGGCATGTATGTCATCTACAAGATGATCGAGGCGACGGGCGGCAAGCAGGATGCCGAGAAGGCTGTCGACGCGGTCAAGGGCCTGGCCTGGACGAGCCCGCGCGGCCCGGTTTCGATTGATCCGGAAAGCCGTCACATCACACAGAACATCTATCTGCGCGAAGTCGCCAAAGCCGATGACGGGACCTACATAAACAAGGAGGTCCAGACCTTCGAAAAGCAGGGCGATCCGGGCCTCGCGGCGGCCAAGTAA
- a CDS encoding VCBS domain-containing protein has protein sequence MANHKPFAGDVYLPVFDINDPISGDILENSYDTDGDQVRLNFVNGQRIKQPADAEGEPTKTIIEGKYGTLTIYSNGTYTYALDHSKPEVAALGPGDELVEKFTFKISDGKGATDFGAFSIAIDLPERGDVFVNFEDVGQSDFPTGYKGFDWGAWRDGDDATVREEAGGNHYLGGGVFWTPIYSADGGPFQIKQFEVANGTSNYDNILTIEGRLNDNIVFSTTVTVTADSIDDPQLIDLSAYGDIDYLLLDSEPIVTENSGPDYFGAQYDNFYFVV, from the coding sequence ATGGCAAACCACAAGCCGTTCGCAGGCGACGTATACTTGCCTGTTTTCGATATTAACGACCCAATCAGCGGCGACATTCTCGAGAACTCATACGATACCGACGGAGATCAGGTGCGCCTGAATTTCGTCAATGGACAGCGGATCAAACAACCGGCGGATGCGGAAGGCGAGCCGACAAAGACGATCATCGAAGGAAAATACGGTACGCTCACCATTTACTCCAACGGCACCTACACCTACGCGCTCGATCATTCCAAGCCCGAAGTCGCCGCACTCGGACCGGGAGACGAACTCGTCGAAAAGTTCACCTTCAAGATATCCGACGGCAAAGGCGCCACCGACTTCGGCGCGTTCAGCATTGCAATCGACCTGCCGGAACGCGGCGACGTGTTCGTCAATTTCGAGGATGTCGGCCAAAGCGATTTCCCGACCGGCTACAAAGGCTTCGATTGGGGCGCCTGGCGGGATGGAGACGATGCGACAGTGCGTGAAGAAGCAGGGGGCAACCACTATCTGGGAGGAGGCGTGTTCTGGACGCCGATCTACTCGGCCGATGGCGGCCCGTTCCAGATCAAGCAATTCGAGGTCGCCAACGGAACCTCGAACTACGACAACATTCTGACGATCGAAGGCCGGCTGAACGACAATATCGTCTTCTCCACAACCGTAACCGTGACCGCCGACAGCATCGACGATCCTCAGCTGATCGATCTCAGCGCCTATGGCGACATCGATTATCTCCTGCTCGACAGCGAACCGATCGTCACGGAAAACAGCGGCCCGGACTATTTCGGCGCTCAATACGACAATTTTTATTTTGTCGTTTGA
- a CDS encoding branched-chain amino acid ABC transporter permease, translating to MQTVFSIAVDAFAYGMVLFVISIGLSVTMGLMRVVNLAHGAFAMIGGYIASYAARDLGLGYAVAVVAAVVATIIIAIPLERFLYRRIYGAPELTQVLMTIGITFCVIGIANYVMGPTLKTIPLAGALQGSADLGFRTIPVHRLFVIFCGLAVALALWFAIERTSFGVKLRASVDDAAMAAALGVRTEVIYAVSFAVAVGLAAFGGVVGAELLPVEPYYALRYMVTFLVVVSVGGAGSIPGALIACLLLGAIDTTGRYLMPEFGEFFFYLAVIAIICVFPRGLAGRVK from the coding sequence ATGCAGACAGTCTTCAGCATCGCCGTCGACGCCTTCGCCTATGGCATGGTGCTCTTCGTAATCTCGATCGGCCTTTCCGTGACCATGGGGCTGATGCGTGTCGTCAACCTGGCGCACGGCGCCTTCGCCATGATCGGAGGCTATATCGCCTCCTATGCCGCCCGCGACCTCGGTCTTGGTTATGCTGTCGCAGTCGTCGCCGCCGTCGTCGCCACGATCATCATCGCAATTCCGCTCGAGCGTTTTCTCTACCGCCGGATCTATGGCGCGCCTGAGCTGACCCAGGTCCTGATGACGATCGGCATCACCTTCTGCGTCATCGGCATCGCGAACTACGTGATGGGACCGACGCTGAAAACCATACCGCTTGCCGGCGCCTTGCAGGGATCGGCCGATCTCGGCTTCCGCACCATTCCCGTGCACCGGCTTTTCGTCATCTTCTGCGGTCTCGCCGTTGCGCTCGCGCTCTGGTTCGCCATCGAGCGAACCAGCTTCGGGGTCAAGCTGCGCGCCTCCGTCGACGATGCGGCGATGGCTGCCGCACTCGGCGTGCGCACCGAGGTCATCTATGCGGTGAGTTTCGCCGTTGCCGTCGGGCTTGCCGCCTTCGGCGGCGTGGTCGGCGCCGAACTCCTGCCGGTCGAGCCTTATTACGCGTTGCGCTACATGGTCACCTTCCTTGTCGTTGTCTCCGTCGGTGGCGCCGGTTCCATTCCGGGCGCGCTGATTGCCTGCCTGCTGCTTGGAGCCATCGATACGACGGGACGCTATCTGATGCCGGAATTCGGGGAATTCTTCTTCTATCTCGCCGTGATTGCCATCATCTGCGTCTTCCCGCGCGGCCTTGCCGGAAGGGTGAAATAG
- the pobA gene encoding 4-hydroxybenzoate 3-monooxygenase — protein sequence MRTQIAIIGSGPSGLLLGQLLTEAGIDNVILDRVNKDYILGRVRAGVLEEGTVGLLDEAKAGARLHAEGLLHDGFSLAFDGRDHRIDLYELTGGRRVTVYGQTEVTRDLMERREMSGAPSIHDAINVTPHDFDGRSPFITYAKDGIVQRIDCDFIAGCDGFHGASRKAVPERAIRNFEKVYPFGWLGVLADVAPVSHELIYANHPRGFALCSMRSTTRSRYYIQCPLDEKVEDWSDDRFWDELRRRLPAHHAEALTTAPSFEKSIAPLRSFVAEPMRFGRLFLVGDAAHIVPPTGAKGLNLAASDVHYLFSGLREHYQERSNGGIDAYSQRALARVWKAVRFSWWMTTMMHRFPDTGNFDQRIQEAELDYLTHSRAASTALAENYVGLPF from the coding sequence TTGCGAACCCAGATCGCCATCATCGGTTCGGGACCATCCGGCCTGCTGCTCGGCCAGCTTCTGACGGAAGCCGGCATCGACAATGTCATTCTCGACCGTGTGAACAAAGACTATATCCTTGGCCGGGTCCGCGCCGGGGTTCTTGAGGAAGGCACGGTCGGGCTGCTGGACGAGGCCAAGGCTGGAGCAAGACTGCATGCCGAAGGCCTGCTGCATGACGGTTTCTCACTCGCCTTCGACGGACGCGACCATCGCATCGACCTCTACGAACTGACCGGCGGCAGGCGCGTCACCGTCTACGGACAGACCGAGGTGACGCGCGATCTGATGGAGCGGCGCGAAATGAGTGGGGCCCCGTCGATCCACGATGCCATCAACGTCACGCCGCATGATTTCGATGGTCGCTCTCCCTTCATCACTTATGCAAAGGACGGCATTGTCCAGCGTATCGATTGCGACTTTATCGCCGGCTGCGACGGCTTTCACGGAGCGAGCCGCAAGGCCGTCCCCGAACGGGCTATCCGGAATTTCGAAAAGGTCTATCCCTTCGGCTGGCTCGGCGTTCTTGCCGACGTGGCGCCTGTCAGCCATGAACTGATCTATGCCAACCATCCAAGGGGCTTTGCGCTCTGTTCGATGCGCTCGACCACGCGCAGCCGTTACTACATCCAGTGCCCGCTCGACGAAAAGGTCGAGGACTGGAGCGACGACCGCTTCTGGGACGAGTTGAGACGGCGCCTGCCCGCACATCACGCCGAGGCGCTGACGACCGCGCCATCCTTCGAGAAATCGATCGCGCCGTTGCGCTCCTTCGTCGCCGAGCCGATGCGTTTCGGCCGGCTTTTCCTCGTCGGCGACGCCGCCCATATCGTGCCGCCGACCGGCGCCAAGGGGCTGAACCTCGCCGCCAGCGACGTCCACTATCTTTTCTCCGGACTCCGCGAACATTACCAGGAACGCTCGAACGGCGGGATCGACGCCTATTCCCAACGGGCGCTCGCCCGTGTGTGGAAGGCCGTGCGGTTCTCCTGGTGGATGACGACGATGATGCATCGATTTCCCGATACGGGCAATTTCGACCAGAGGATCCAGGAGGCGGAGCTCGATTATCTCACGCACTCCCGCGCGGCCTCCACGGCGCTGGCGGAGAACTATGTGGGCTTGCCGTTCTGA
- a CDS encoding branched-chain amino acid ABC transporter permease: MTLVMNNQTERLRHRRALNADLLGIAAITAIAAIGYFAFPDNLALLTRMITIALLVLSLDLVTGYCGVATLGHAALFGSGAYAAGILSAHYGINDPLLMMLAGITGGALAGLLCGAIILRAHGLPQLVLSIALIHLFHEFANKASSWTGGSDGLSGIAPDPIFGIFEFDLYGHTAFFFGMTLLVIVFVLLRLLVRSPFGMLCRGVRQDPLRIRAMGGSPKAALIKMYVISGAVAGVGGALNAIATQVVGLDSLSFTQSAEALVMLVLGGTGSLFGALSGTVIFMLFEDYVSAANPFHWLTMVGSLLIAVVLFAPKGLYGTAAAFIGRYREQRP; this comes from the coding sequence ATGACGCTCGTGATGAACAACCAAACCGAACGCCTCCGGCATCGGCGCGCATTGAATGCCGATCTTCTCGGAATAGCGGCCATCACAGCCATCGCCGCGATCGGCTATTTCGCCTTTCCCGACAATCTGGCGCTTCTGACGCGGATGATCACGATCGCCCTGCTCGTCCTGTCGCTCGATCTCGTGACCGGCTATTGCGGCGTCGCAACGCTCGGCCATGCCGCGCTCTTCGGCTCCGGCGCCTATGCCGCCGGGATTCTGTCGGCGCATTACGGCATCAACGATCCACTGCTGATGATGCTTGCCGGCATAACAGGAGGCGCGCTTGCTGGGCTGCTCTGTGGCGCGATCATCTTGCGCGCCCATGGGCTGCCGCAACTCGTGCTTTCGATTGCCCTCATCCACCTCTTCCATGAATTCGCCAACAAGGCCTCCTCCTGGACGGGAGGCAGCGACGGGCTTTCCGGCATCGCGCCGGACCCAATATTCGGCATTTTTGAATTCGATCTCTACGGCCATACCGCCTTCTTCTTCGGAATGACACTGCTCGTCATCGTCTTCGTACTGCTGCGATTGCTGGTTCGCTCACCCTTCGGCATGCTCTGCCGCGGCGTCCGGCAAGACCCGCTGCGCATCCGCGCCATGGGCGGCTCGCCGAAGGCTGCTCTCATTAAGATGTACGTGATCTCGGGCGCCGTTGCCGGCGTCGGCGGCGCGCTGAATGCGATCGCGACCCAGGTCGTCGGGCTCGACAGCCTGTCCTTCACGCAATCGGCCGAAGCGCTTGTCATGCTCGTGCTCGGCGGCACCGGCTCCCTCTTCGGCGCGCTCTCCGGCACCGTCATCTTCATGCTCTTCGAAGATTATGTCTCGGCCGCCAATCCCTTCCACTGGCTGACCATGGTCGGCTCCCTGCTGATCGCCGTGGTGCTGTTTGCGCCGAAAGGTCTCTACGGAACGGCCGCCGCCTTCATCGGCCGATACAGGGAGCAGCGCCCATGA
- a CDS encoding ABC transporter ATP-binding protein: MPALSLEVENLSAGYGPTKVLEGISFSVPPGARLAVLGRNGMGKTTLLATLAGQTRRYDGRIRLGGSDVSAAPSAARAHKGLGYVPQTRCIFPTLTVEENLFVGLKARPKTALEEAYAMFPRLKERRRNLGNQLSGGEQQMLSTARTILGRPSLLLLDEPLEGLAPVICEELMAAFTDLAKSGDMTILLVEQRIQSALDFADQVVILERGRLAWTGTPESLSRDHQTVESLLGVGGLH; this comes from the coding sequence ATGCCAGCCCTGTCGCTTGAGGTCGAAAATCTCTCGGCCGGATATGGACCGACGAAAGTGCTGGAGGGCATTTCCTTCTCCGTACCGCCGGGCGCACGGCTGGCCGTTCTCGGCCGCAACGGTATGGGCAAGACCACGCTGCTGGCGACCCTTGCCGGGCAGACCAGGCGCTATGACGGCCGCATTCGTCTTGGCGGTTCGGATGTCTCGGCGGCGCCAAGCGCCGCACGCGCACATAAGGGTCTCGGCTATGTGCCGCAGACACGCTGCATCTTTCCGACGCTGACAGTCGAGGAAAACCTCTTCGTCGGCCTGAAGGCGCGGCCGAAAACGGCGCTGGAAGAAGCCTATGCCATGTTCCCGCGGCTGAAAGAACGCCGCCGCAATCTCGGCAATCAACTTTCGGGCGGCGAGCAGCAGATGCTTTCAACCGCCCGCACCATTCTCGGCCGTCCATCCCTTCTGCTGCTCGACGAACCGCTCGAGGGCCTCGCCCCGGTTATTTGCGAGGAACTGATGGCCGCCTTCACCGATCTTGCCAAATCGGGTGATATGACCATCCTTCTCGTCGAACAGCGTATCCAGAGCGCCCTCGATTTCGCCGATCAAGTCGTCATTCTCGAACGCGGACGACTGGCCTGGACGGGGACGCCGGAAAGCCTCTCCAGGGATCATCAGACGGTCGAGAGCCTCCTCGGCGTCGGCGGTCTCCACTGA
- a CDS encoding ABC transporter ATP-binding protein, protein MSPVFEVANLRKAFGGLAVTNDVSLAMSPGDRIALIGPNGAGKTTFVNLVTGNLSPDSGEVRLGGEAVTKIDAIGRVKRGLVRSFQVTRLFQDMTPAEHVGLAVLQRDGKTRKMFGNFLAMPNVMTEVDDLLGKLGLASLTHRRVSEIAYGQQRLLEIAVALALRPKVLLLDEPAAGVPQSDTGRIEQALADLPADLAVLMIEHDMDLVFRFAKRVIVLAAGAIIFDGLPADVTKDARVREAYLGSYANASPVA, encoded by the coding sequence ATGAGCCCCGTCTTCGAAGTCGCCAACCTCAGAAAAGCCTTCGGCGGCCTGGCCGTCACCAATGACGTCTCGCTGGCGATGTCGCCGGGCGACCGCATCGCGCTGATCGGCCCGAACGGGGCCGGCAAGACCACCTTCGTCAACCTCGTCACCGGCAATCTCTCCCCCGATTCCGGCGAGGTTCGCCTCGGCGGCGAGGCGGTGACGAAGATCGATGCGATCGGCAGGGTCAAACGCGGCCTCGTCCGCTCGTTTCAGGTGACGCGGCTTTTCCAGGATATGACGCCGGCCGAACATGTGGGGCTTGCGGTGCTCCAGCGCGACGGAAAGACCCGCAAGATGTTCGGGAATTTCCTTGCCATGCCCAACGTCATGACGGAGGTCGACGATCTCCTGGGAAAACTCGGGCTGGCCTCGCTGACGCATCGCAGGGTCAGCGAGATCGCCTATGGCCAGCAGCGGCTCCTCGAGATCGCCGTGGCGCTGGCGTTGAGGCCCAAGGTGCTGCTGCTGGACGAACCGGCCGCCGGCGTGCCGCAAAGCGACACCGGCCGCATCGAGCAGGCGCTGGCCGACCTTCCCGCCGATCTCGCCGTCCTGATGATCGAACACGATATGGACCTGGTCTTCCGTTTCGCCAAGCGCGTCATCGTGCTGGCGGCCGGCGCGATCATTTTCGACGGCCTGCCGGCCGATGTCACCAAGGATGCCCGCGTGCGCGAGGCCTATCTCGGGAGCTATGCCAATGCCAGCCCTGTCGCTTGA